DNA from Ignavibacteria bacterium:
GAAAAGTTTTTATATGATTTAAATAAAATTATTTTAATCGGACATTCACGAGGCGGCGGCATTGTTATATTACAAGCTGCAAAAGACAAGAGAGTAAAAAAACTGATTACGCTTGCGTCTGTTTCAACGTTTGATAGATATTCAGACCGTTTGAAAGAAGATTGGAAGAAAAAGGGTTACTGGGAAGTGCAAAATTCGAGAACCGGACAAATGATGAGAATGAATGTATCAATTCTTGAAGATTTTGAAAGAAATGCCGAAGCATTAGATATTGAAAAAGCTGCCGGAAAAATTAATATCTCGTGGTTAATAATTCACGGCACAGAAGATATTTCGGTAGATTATTCAAGCGCAGAAACCCTTCATACACTTTGCCAAAACGGTAATTCCGAACTAAAATTGCTGGAAAATACCGGACACACCTTTGGAGCAGTTCATCCATTTCAAGGAACTACACAAAAACTTGAGGAAGCTATTTTATTAATAAATGAATTTATAAAAAATTAGCTCTTGATTAATAGAAAAGTATTTTCTATTTTGCTGTAGTTAAACATACGACAATTTTTAAGACATAATATAAACTAAATAAAACTATGAAAACAATAATTACTTTATTTATTTTTTGTGTTTCGTTGATGTTAGTTTCATCTGCTGATGCAACAATAAGAACTGTTCAGGTTGGTCCCGGTTTTACCACCACTTTCAGTCCTGCAAACGTTGCAGCAAATGTAGGGGATACAATCAGATGGACGTGGGTTTCAGGAACACATGACGTAACAAGTACATCAGTTCCCGGTGGAGCATCATCATTTGCTTCACCGATACAATCATCGGGAACATTTACATATGTAGTAACTGTGGTTGGAAATTATACTTATGTTTGCACTCTTCATCCGGGCATGGACGGTTCACTAACGGTTACAACCGGTGTTGAACCGATTTCCTCAATTGCTGATGTATTCAAATTAAAACAAAACTTTCCAAATCCGTTTAATCCTACAACAAAAATAAATTTCAGCATTCCTTCGAGAGAGCTTGTAACTCTTGCAGTTTATGATTTGGTTGGCAATGAAGTTGCAACACTTGTCAGCGAAGAATTAAATGCAGGCGAGTATGAGTTTAACTTCAATGCAAGCAATCTTACAAGCGGAGTTTACTTTTATACTTTGAGAGCAGGAAACCTAAAAGACACAAAGAGAATGCTTCTTGTGAAGTAAATTAAGATGCAATCTTAAAAGTAACTTCTATGAGTAAAGTTGTAAAAATCATATTATTGTTAACCTTCCTTGCCACCGGCACTTTAAGTGCCGGCTGGCAATTACAAAATTCCGGCACTTCAAATGATTTCTACAGTATAGTAGCAGACCATTCGGATGTCCGCAACAGGGTCTGGGCTTGCGGAGATAACGGAATAATAGTATTTACATCTAATGCCGGAGCGACATGGACTCAGCAGAATTCGGGAACAACAAATAAATTGTACAGCATTGCATGGCTTGAAGTGCAAGGTGCTCCCTTAATTGCGGTTGGCGAGAACGGATTAATTTTAAGAACAACCAATGACGGACAAACATGGAATGTTGTGCCTTGTCCTGTTACCTCAACATTGAGATACATTGCCGATAACGGGACAATGATTTGCGGTGACAACGGTGTAATTTTAAAATCTACCAACAATGGTGCTACATGGGTGCAAAAAAACAGCGGAGTTACGGCGAAGCTCAATGTAATTAGCGATGCGTTTCTTGTTGTTGCCGCAGGTGACGGCGGTGTAGTGGTCAGATCAAATGCAATCGGGGATGTCTGGACACAAATTAATCCGGGTGTAACAAGTAATTTTTATGCATTACCAATGTTTCATGCGCCATTGCTTCTAATGGGTGAAAACGGATTAATCCGGAAAAGCTCAGACTTCGGAAGTAATTGGTTTACAATTCCAGCGCCAACAAATAGGACAATAAGGTCTTATCAATATTCGCAGAATAATAATGATAAAGTTTATGCGGTGTGTGATGACGGTGTAATTATGAAATCAACAAACCAGGGGAACACATGGGGATTTCAGGTTTCGGGCACAACGCAGAATCTTCATAAATGTTTTTTCTATCTGGCTGACTGGGAAGGCTGGGCATGCGGTGAAGGCGGAGTGATTTTAAAAACCACAGATGGCGGCGGGCAAATTTTTCCGACGGAAATAACAAATACATCTACAGAAATTCCCGATGAGTTTGAGTTGAAGCAGAATTATCCTAACCCTTTTAATCCATCAACGAATTTTGAATTTCGGATTGCCGATTTCGGATTTGCAAGTTTAAAGATTTTTGATGTAAGCGGAAAAGAAACAGCAAGTTTGTTAAATGAATTTTTACAACCGGGGAGTTACTCGATTAATTGGAATGCAATAGGTTTATCTTCAGGGATTTATTTTTATACATTAAGCGCGGGAAGTTTTAAAGAAACAAAACGAATGATGTTAGTAAAATAAGTTTACTGTACCTTCTATTTCTTCATACATCTGTGTTAAAGCGATAAAGCCGTTTTAGGAATTTTCTAAGACGGCTTTATTGTTTTAGTTTTTTGATTTGAAAAGAATGGGATGACCCAAAGGGTTCCCCCCGCCTTCGCGTGAATGACTTCGGGGTTCTCTTCCTAACCTTCTCTGAAAGGAGAATTACATTTAGAGACGCAAGATGTTGCGTCTCTACAATTGTTGATTTTATACACTGAAGCCCATTTTTGGTTTTCCTTGAACGACGATGGGAACAAATTCATCTACATCGCTGAGCGTAATTTTTTTGTATGTCTCCTCAGTGCGCTGTTCTTTAGGTATATCTACTATTCTTATGTGGTGGTTCTTGATAGCCTCTTCTACGATTTTGCGGACTTCGCGTCCGTTACCGAAATGCTCATCACGGACTGCATCGAGAGATTTAAGATATTCTTTTAAATGCGCTGCTGCCTGTTCATCCATATAGTGTCCTTCCTGCTTGAAGATATTTTCTGCAATTATAAACAGTTCCTCAGCATTGTAATCTCTAAATAAAAATACTTTGTCAAACCGGGATTTCAAACCGGGATTTGATTCGATGAAATAAGCCATTTCATTTGTATAACCAGCGACTATGACAATAAAATCTCCGCGGCGGTCTTCCATTTGTTTAAGAATTGTCTCTATTGCTTCTTCACCAAAGTCATTTCCTCTTCCGCTTGAAAGAGCATAAGCTTCATCAATAAATAAAACTCCTCCCATTGCGCGGTTTATAACTTCTGTTGTTTTTATTGCGGTTTGTCCGACGTAACCTGCAACAAGTCCCGAACGGTCAACCTCAACAAGATGACCTTTTTCAAGTATGCCGAGAGCTTTATAAAGGTCTGCAAGGATTCTGGCGACTGTTGTTTTTCCCGTTCCGGGATTTCCCATAAAGACAGAATGCAGAGAAATGAGATTTTTTACATCGCGCCCCGCTTCACGGTAATAACGCACAAGCTTGACTATTTCATTCACCTCCTGTTTTATGTTTTCAAGTCCTATTAAATTATTAAGCTTTGCGAGAGCATCACGCAAAAGCTCTTCGTCAATCGGAATATCAACAGGTTTTGATTTGCGTTGATTGAACACACTTTGGATGTCTTGTAGTGTAATGGTAGTAAACTCTTCGGATTTTAGATTGCTTACATCACCTTCTTTTACGATACGCAAACCCATTTTCATTTTTGCTTCTTCAATGATGCCGTTCACATAACGCGCATTGCCGAAAGTCCTGTCACGGTCGCGGTAAGCATCAATGACTTCTTTAAGCAGAAAGGCTTTTGCATCGGGAGTAATTTGGTTTCCGCTTTTGCTCATATAATAATCTGCAATACTCATAAGCTCATCGGGAGTATAATCGGGGAAATTAAAATACATATTGAAGCGGGATTTCAAACCCGGATTTGAATTGAGAAATAATTCCATTTCCTTTGGGTAACCTGCAACTATTATGGCAATATCACCGGGACCATCGGACATTTCTTTGATTAAAATTTCGATGACTTCCTTGCCATAATCGCGCGAGTCCTCACCGCTTCGTGCCAGCGAATACGCTTCATCGATGAACAAAATTCCGCCGCGCGCCTGATTGATTGCATCTTTAACTTTTGGTGCTGTGTGCCCGATATATTCGCCGACGAGCATTTCGCGGTCAACTTCATGAACATGACCTTTTGAAAGAAGCCCGAGCGATTTATAAATTTTGCCGAGAAGGTTTGCAACTTTGGTTTTTCCCGTTCCGGGATTGCCAGTAAACACAGAGTGAAGCTGAATTTTATCTTTTCCACTTAAACCCTTTTGTTCTTTCAGCTTCAGAAACTTTATATAATCTGCATATTCACTTATTTTTTTCTTTATGGACTCAAGTCCGATTAGCTCATTCAGTTCTTTTATAGCTTCTTCGTAGGTCGGACTTTCGGGTGATGATTTAGTTTCGAGTTCCTTTGCAGTTTCGACAGGCTCATTCAGCGCATCCTGGTAGTAGCTTTCTCCCGCTTCTTCGTCGTGTGTATCGATTTTGAACGGAAGACGCGCAACAATTTCTTCCATAAAAACAATATCAAGAAAATATGTTCCTTTAAACCAGCTTCCGCCTTTTGCATTTCCCCAACCACCTGTAAAAAATAATTCTTTGTCGGATTTGTTTATAACTCTAAATTGTGTATCCTGACCTTTTAGCTCATTAAGATCGGTTTCAAAGTTAAAAAATATTTCACAAGCCCACCAGTCTTTATCTTTGACAAGGTTCTCCGCAATAAATTCAAAATAAATAAATCTTGTTTTGGCGAAATCAAAAGTTTTGAGATAAGTTATTTTATCAGCGGCTTCATTTCCCGATTCATAAAGCTTAAGTGATTTTATTCTGAAATAAGGGTTATGTGTTTTTGTAACGATGCCCTGATTTTCTATGTAAAAATTTTTTGAACCGATAACCTGCCCGTCAATCCATGCTTCCCAGCGATATGAACCGCGCTTCCAAAACGCTCCCGGATTTTTGTTGCCCCAACCGTTGCGTATGAAAATTATGTTTTCAGTTTTCAGAACATCTTTTGTAACGGGTAAATCACAAAGCATTACACCTTTACTGTCGAATGCTTTGAGATTTACAGTAAGCTTCCAGTCTTCTTCATCAAACTTTTTATTGTATAGAGATAATTCGGCGTCAATATACGTTACGGTTTTCTCTTCAAAAACGGTTCGGTATTTTTTTGTGCTTCCGAAAAGCCACTCATCCTCGGCATAGGTTTTCAGTTCTTTAAACTTGTAATTATCGCTCATAAATGAATATATTGTGAAAATTTAAAGACTTAATTATTTTCTTTCAGTAGGATTAAAACCAAGAACATCTGCTAAAATAATTTTTTTATGTGTATCTTTTATTCTTTTATTTTTAGGAGTATCATATATTCGAATATGGTGATTCCTAATTATGTCTTCAACTATTTTCCTAACACCCCTACCATTCGCAAATGTTTTGTTTTTTAATATAGTTTTTGATTCTAAAATAACCTTTAATTGTTTTTTAGCATCTTTATTAAGATATAATCCCTGTTCTTTTAACATTTTTTCAGCTAATGCAAACAATTCGTCATTATTATAATCTTCAAACTCAAAAGCTTTATCAAATCTTGATTCCAAGCCCGGATTTGAATTTATAAAAATTTTCATTTCGTCAGAGTAGCCAGCTACTATTACAATAAATTCTCCCCTACGATCTTCCATTTCTTTTAATAAAGCTTCAATTGCTTCTTGACCGAAATCGTTATCCCCTTATTTGAAAGAGCATAAGCTTCGTCAATGAACAGAACTCCACCCAATGCACTATTAATAACACTTTTAGTTTTAGTAGCTGTATGACCAACGTATTCTCCTATAAGCCCAGCTCTATCAACCTCGATAAGATGACCTTTTTCTAAGATGCCAAATGCTTTATATATATCAGCTAATATTCGAGCAACTGTGGTTTTCCCAGACCCTGGATTTCCAGTGAAAACAGAATGAAGTGAAATACGGTTTTTTATATTTTGGCCAGTTTCTAAATAATATTTAATCAGTTTTATTAATTGGTCAACTTCTTGTTTAATGTTTTTTAATCCAATTAAGTTATTTAATTTTGTCATCGCTTTCTTAATTTCTTTTTCATCAATTCCAAAATCTATTTCTATTTTCTCTTTTGGATCATAATCCTCTAACAACCCTGCTTTTACCCATAATGGAAAGTTTGGGTCAAAACGAAAAACAGGATCGCCTGTCTGGGTGCTAATAAATCCCCCACACCAAGAATGAAGGACACTCATGTTTCTTTTTTTTAATATTCTTATTAAATCTTTTATAGGAATCTCTTGAAAGTCCTGGGTTCTAAATAAATTATCAGCAATTTGTTCTATTTTAATTTTTGTAAAAGTTAAAATCAAGTTTTCATTCGATATAGAAATTTTACACTTTAATTCGTTTTTTTGTATAATGTTAATAATTTTTTGTTGATTTTCGGATAAATTTTTAATTTTTGATATAGGAATCATAAATTTAGTATAATGACTAAAATATTCAATTTGAGGTTTGAAAGTAAGAGAGAAAAAAAATATATTAAGATATGTCGAGCATTATTAAATCTAAAAAACAATATGAATTTGCATTAGAAAAGATATATAATCTTATGCAAAAAGATTTAAAAATTGGTTCAAAAGAAGCTAACGAATTAGATTCATTAGCAATTCTTGTGGAGGATTATGAGAATAGGCATTTTTCCGAAGCATTTGTTGACACTGAATCAAATGACCCAAAGGGTACCCCAGACTCAGTATGGGATTCCCGCCTGCGCGGGAATGACTTCTTAATTAATATTTAAACACCCCCGTCTCCGATTTCATCAGAGCCACCCCTCTCAAGAGGGGAACTATATCCTTAATTTACTTCATATCCCCGTTTTTAAGGGTTGATTTAGTTATAAAATATCGGGAATATTAGAGCAGCCCTCATGTAAATCCGGGTTAATCCTGTTGATTAAACTCCTGCGATATGATGAAAAAAATTACAAATTTTTCCCCGCAAAAAATAAAAACATATTTTAGGCTTCGCGATTCATTACCGCTGTTTTGCTTAATTTTTGTGTTTTTATGTTCCAATTCTGCCAGTGCGCAGTTTGTGGATTTCGGAAGAAACAAAGTTCAGTATTCCGATTTCGAGTGGCATACAATCTCAACAAAACATTTCAAAGTTTTTTATTACAAGGAAGCAAGGGAGCTTGCCGAAATAGGCGCGAAGTTTGCCGAAGACAGTTATGAAATTCTTCAGCAAAAATTTAAGTATTCGCTCATCGATACGGTGCCGATAATTTTTTATTCTTCGGCAATGCATTTTAAGCAAACTAATACAACGCCCGGGTTGATTCCTGACGGTGTCGGAGGATTTTTTGAGTTCATAAAGGGCAGAGTTGTGATTCCTTTTGACGGTTCGCTTGGAAATTTCAAACACGTTATAAGACACGAATTGACTCACGTTTTTATGACGAGTAAAATTTTAAATCAATTGCGGAGCTACGGGAAAATTCAAGATAGGATGCCCCCACTTTGGTTTACTGAAGGACTTGCGGAGTACTGGTCAACCGAATGGGACACACAGTCAGAGATGGTTTTCAAAGATGCGATGCTGAGTCCATACGGAGTTGGTCTGATTGAATGGGAAAAAACATATGGAAGTTATTTAATGTACAAACTTGGACAGAAGGTTCTTGAATACATTGCCAATAAATACGGTGAGGAAAAAGTTTTAGAATTAATTGATAATTTCTGGATGGATGATAATTTTTCAGAAGTAATGAAATATACAATCGGGAAAAACTACAAAGAGTTTGATAAGGAATTTTTGCCATATATGAGGCAATATTATCAGAACGAAAAAAGCACCGAAGATGTGCCAACCAAAACAACACAGAATATATATTCAAAGGTATTCGGACATAAACCCGTTTATACAAATTTTAACGGACTGAATGAAGTATTTTTTATAGGTGATGAGATAGGATATACAAGCGTTTTCAGAATTAAGGTTGATGAAAAAAATGCTTCTCCTGAATTGTTTATTGAGGGTGAGAAATCGGATGAATTTGAGGCATTTCATTTCTTCAGAACGGGGATGGATATATCAAATAATGGACAGCTTGCATTCATAACACAGAAAGGGGAAGCAGATGCAATTCATATATATGACATAAGCACAGGAGATGACATTGCAGATTATTCTTTTGAAAACATTGTCGGAATCGGTTCTCCAATGTGGAGCAGGGACAACAAGAAGCTCGTTTTTCCGGGAATAGATTTTTCAGGAAAGAGTGACTTATATCTGTTCAACATTGAAGATGAAAAACTGACGAGATTAACAAATGATTATTATGATGACCGCGACCCTGATATTTCACCTGACGGAAACTTCGTTGTGTTTGCTTCCGACAGAACTTCATTCGGAAAGAAAAATAAATACAATTTATTTTTATATAATCTCAAAACAAACGACATTGAATATCTGACAATTGGTGAGCAGACAGATTACTCTCCAAATTTTTCGGATGACGGAAATAAAATTATTTTTACATCGGATTTAGGAGGCGCGCAGAACTTATGGATGATTGATTTTTTAAAATACAAGCAAAACATAAACCCAGGGCTTTCTGCGGTTGAATATACGTATGATTCGTTTGATGAGCTCGAAATGAGGAGACTTACAAACTTCACGACAGCAGCGCAGGACCCAAGATGGGCAGGTAATGACAACATTGTTTTCACGACTTTTCAGAACGGAAAAATCGGGGTGAGACTGCTGGACAGTATTTCGATGGAATATGACTCGAGCAAATTTATTTATAAAATAGATTACAGCAAAAAAGAAGGAATATGGATAACAGAAAGTGAAAAGGGTATTCATGGAAAGGAAGATTTGAAGTACTCAAAAGATTTTTCAATGGATTTGGCAACAACGTCGATTACTACAGACCCTGTTTTCGGAACTAATGCGGGGGGAGTGATTTCTTTGAGCGATATGCTCGGGAATGAAAGGTATTATTTTTTGATTTTTAATAATTCGGATATTCACACGGGATTCTGGAAAAGCTTCAACGTTGCAGTATCAAAGGTGTCGCTTGAAGAAAGACTGAATTATGCATACGGAATTTTTCATTTATCAGGAAGAAGATATGACATCGGGGAATCAGACCAGGTGTATTATGAAAGGATGTATGGAGGTTATCTCAGTATGTCTTATCCGCTTTCATTTTTCAGGCGAATTGAGACAACAACAAGCTTATCACAATCGGTTAAAGATGTTGACATAACAAACTACCGCCGTTCACTTTTGCTTTCAAATTCCGTAAGCTACGTAAAAGACAATGCAATATGGGGATTTACAGGACCTCTTGACGGAGAGAGATTCAATGCGACTTTAGGATATACTTCTGACATTCAGAATTCAAATGAAAACTTTTACAGCTTTCTTCTTGATTACAGAAAATATTTTCGCATAGGAGCTTCTACAACTTTTGCAACGCGTGCGCAGTGGTTTATGAACGAAGGTAAAAATCCCAGAAGATTTTTCATGGGCGGAAGTTGGTCATTGAGGGGTTGGCCCTTTCAGGACATAAGAGGAACAAAGATGTGGCAGACGAATGCAGAGTTCAGATTTCCTATTTTTAACATAATAAACCAGAAACTTCCTCTCAGCTTGAATTATATTTTCCCGGTAATGAAAGGCGCTGTTTTTTTTGATGCCGGAAGCGCATTCGATTCGTTTGAAGAATATAAACAAACATACGGAAGTGTCGGAGCAGGATTAAGGCTTAACGTATTCGGATTTTTAGTTTTAAGATACGATGCTGGAAAAAGAATTGAAAAGAATTTCACGAAATTTCAGGATGGAATTTTTCAGCAGATATTTTTTGGGTGGGATTTTTGAGTTTAACCAAAACAGAGACGCAAAAATTTACGTCTCTGTAATGTTAGCTTTGAATATTAAAATATTTATTTTACCAGCATCATTTTTTTCACTTCAGAAAAATCACCGCTTGTAAACTTGTAAAAATATATTCCGTTTGTAAGTGAATATTTGTCGGAGTTAAAATTAACTTTATAGCTTCCTGCCTGCTTATTTTGATTTACAAGCTCAGCTACTTGTTTTCCAAGCATATCATAAACAGCTATCTTTACTAATCCCGGTTTTGTTATGCTGAAGGGAATTGTTGTAGAAGGGTTGAAAGGATTAGGATAATTCTGGTATAAATGAAAACCCTCAGGTGAGGAAGAATTTACAGGTTCAATTCCGCTTACGCCTCTTGGAAAATTTATAGAAAATAATGATTCATTAATCCCGCTTGAGAGAGCAGTCCAATTAGTGCCCCCGTTTGTAGTTTTTAAAATAACACTGCCTGTCCATCCTCCTACAGCCCATCCTGTTAAGTCATTTAAAAAATCAACAGATTCCAAACGAACGGTTGTTCCGCTTGGCTGTGAGATCCATGTAGCCCCCTCATTTGTTGTTTTCAAGATCTTTCCGTCGTGACCGACTACCCATCCTGTTGTCAGGTTATTGAAATGAATTGAGAACAGATTCATTGTTGTTCCACTGTTCAGGATAGTCCAGTTATTTCCGCCGTTGGTTGTTTTAATTATAACTCCATGTTCACCTGCGCCGTATGCAACAGTAGGTGAAAGTACTTTTAAAGAATAAATATCTTCAGGAGTTCCGGTATTTAGAGTCAACCAATTAGCACCACCGTTTGTAGTTTTAAGAACTATTCCTGCCCATGCAGAAACCCAACCGGTATTTTCATTAACAAACCATATTTCTTCGAGCCGCAGATTATCCTGATCAGTCATTTGGACATTCCAGTTTGTTCCTCCATTGGTTGTTTTTAAAACAGTTCTACCCGAGCCAGCAATCCAACCGGTTTGTGCATTAATAAAACAGGCAGATGTAAGCCAGTGATTTACACCTGCATTTTGTTCAACCCATGTTGCACCACCATTTGTTGTTTTCAAGATTAAACTTGTTTCAATATCGGTAGCCCCTGTTCCGCCCACAATCCACCCGGTTGAGGGGTTAAGAAAAAATGAAGACCATAATACCTGATTTGTTCCGGAAGCTTGAGAAGTCCAGTTAATGCCTCCGTTTGTAGTTTTTAGAAGAGTTCCACTTTCCCCAATGGCAAACCCTGTTTGCGCAGAACATTTTAAAATTATTACAAATAAGAGATTAAATATAAAAAAGGAGAATAAAACTTTTTTAATCATTTTAGAATCCTCCTAACGGGTAAATTTTATGTATGAAATATAGAAATATATTTTGAATTTTAAAATATCAAATTTTACAATAATTGAATTCCAGAGTGAAATCCGATCCCTTTCCTACATCACCGTGATAATATACATCACCGTTCATTTTTTCCATAAGCTTTTTAACAATATAAAGACCAAGCCCTGTTGCAATTTCTCCCCCGGTCGGTTTGTTATTCAGCTTTGCAAACTTTGAAAATAGTTTTTCACGGTCTTTTTTTAAAATACCCGGTCCATTGTCTTTAACTGAAAAGAGAGTTTTGTCTTTTTTCCGTTTTAATGAGACAGTAACTTTTTTGTTATGCGGTGAATATTTTATTGCGTTGTTTATAAGGTTTGTTATTGCCTGCTCGACAGCGGATTCGTCTGCCATTATATGATAAGGTCCTCCGGATAGGTTTGTTATCAAAGTTATTTTTTTGCTCTGCGCATAATCGCTCTGGGCTTCAACCACCTTTTTAACTATGTCATCTATGATAATTCTTTTAATATCAACTTTAAACTTGCCTGATTCGAATGAATTTACATCAAGCAGGTTGGTTAATATTATAAGAGTGCGCTTTGATGTTACCTCAATGTCGCCGGCATATTCAGCAATTTCTTCTTTGTTCAGGTTTTCAGAAGCCAAATTATCCTTAATTGCATCACCTAACATAATCAAAGATGAAAGAGGATTTCGCAAATCATGCGCAACAATTCCAAGTAAGTCATTTTTTTCATCATCGAGACGCTTTAAGTCCTTATTTAACGACTCAACTTCAGCAAGCGCTTTTGCAAGCTCAACGTTTTTGAGTTTATAAATCTCGGCTTCAATTTTTGCATTTTCAACCTGATGCATTACCTGCAGGTTTTTTAATTTTTTATCTGATTCTTCATTGAAAATTTCCCGCTGTTTTGTATGATGTTCTTTTATGTATTCGAGAGCTTTTTTATAGTCACCTGTTTTTTCATGAATGCCTGAGAGCTCTTTCAAAACTTTAAAGGTTATTTCCTTACTTCCGGTTGATTTAGTTATTTTCAGCGCTTCATTAAGATTAATCTCTGCGTTTTTTTCATCATTCAATGCACTGTATGCCTGTCCGAGTCCGAGAAGACTTAATGCTTGTCCGCGTCTTGCCCCGATTGTTTTGCTTAGCTCCAACCCTTTTTCATAAAACTCTACTGCATTTTTAAATTTGGTCATTCGGGTATATGTATTTCCGATGTTTATGTATGTAGTTGCAATATTTTCTTTGTCATTTAGCCCGGTTAATATTTTTTGCGAGTCGAGATAATATTTAAGAGCGTCTTTAAACTCATTTTTATATAAATAAATATTCCCCATGTTGCCAAGAGTGAGCGCTTCACCGGATAAATCTTTCAGTTCTTTAAAAAGCGCATAAGCTTTATTGTAATATTCAAGCGACTTGTCATAATCTTCAAGGTCACAATAGACATTTCCGATGCTGTTCAGCGCACTTCCTTCTCCGTATCTATCGAATGTTTCACGCTTAATCATCATTGCCTTAAGTAAATTTTCAAGCGCGTTCGCATGGTCACCGATTCTGTGATAAACATCGCCGATTTGAATAAGGGAAGTCGCCTCGCCGGATTTGTCTTTTAACTGCTGCTTTATTGCAAGACTGAACAAATGATGTTTAAGGGCATTTGAGTAATCACCCTTGCGGTAGTAAACTAATCCTATGTTGTTTAAAGTATGCGACTCACCTTTGTGGTTGGAAGTATCTCTGTGAAGGCGCAGACCCTGCTCATAATATTTCAGAGCTTTG
Protein-coding regions in this window:
- a CDS encoding tetratricopeptide repeat protein; translation: MEDSHLTDFEKKLKNSKGTERAKLLNDRAYELRNSNPDKAIELANEAITLSKSLSDKAGIGRAYLTIGWCEFLKNNNKKSLDDTNAALKIFLELKDNENLAYVYNNLGNIYNSMGDFDKALKYYEQGLRLHRDTSNHKGESHTLNNIGLVYYRKGDYSNALKHHLFSLAIKQQLKDKSGEATSLIQIGDVYHRIGDHANALENLLKAMMIKRETFDRYGEGSALNSIGNVYCDLEDYDKSLEYYNKAYALFKELKDLSGEALTLGNMGNIYLYKNEFKDALKYYLDSQKILTGLNDKENIATTYINIGNTYTRMTKFKNAVEFYEKGLELSKTIGARRGQALSLLGLGQAYSALNDEKNAEINLNEALKITKSTGSKEITFKVLKELSGIHEKTGDYKKALEYIKEHHTKQREIFNEESDKKLKNLQVMHQVENAKIEAEIYKLKNVELAKALAEVESLNKDLKRLDDEKNDLLGIVAHDLRNPLSSLIMLGDAIKDNLASENLNKEEIAEYAGDIEVTSKRTLIILTNLLDVNSFESGKFKVDIKRIIIDDIVKKVVEAQSDYAQSKKITLITNLSGGPYHIMADESAVEQAITNLINNAIKYSPHNKKVTVSLKRKKDKTLFSVKDNGPGILKKDREKLFSKFAKLNNKPTGGEIATGLGLYIVKKLMEKMNGDVYYHGDVGKGSDFTLEFNYCKI